In Citrus sinensis cultivar Valencia sweet orange chromosome 3, DVS_A1.0, whole genome shotgun sequence, the sequence AAGCTTATTTGGACTCTTTCAAAACAGTTGGTTCAAGAACTTTAGCAGAGGTCATACTCAAGTACAAGGACTCAGAATCACCGGTTAATTGCATAGTATATGATTCATTGCTTACATGGGCTCTTGATGTAGCTAGACAGTTTGGCATTTATGGAGCTGCCATGATGACTAACTCTGCTTCTGTTTGCTCCATGTATTGGCAAATAAATCACGGTCTCCTGACCTTGCCTGTGAATCAAGAAACAGTGCCCGTAACGTTGCCTGGCCTGCCTTCTCTTGCTTCTTCTGACTTGCCGAGTTTTCTAGCGCAACCTGCAAGTAACCCTGCTTATTTGGCAGCAATTTTGGAGCAATTTGGCAGCTTGAATAAAAATGACTGGGTGCTTTGCAACTCCTTTGAGGAGCTGGAAAAAGAGGTATTTAAATCACGGTCTCTTGTTCAATGCTTTTAAGAGTAGCTAAGCAAACGACCTAGATTAATTCTTGTTTGTGAAGAACAAAGAGATCAATTGAAAGACTAAAAATACGTTCAATCAGGAGAAAATATCAAGTGAATAAAGTCTGGAGTTGGTCCTaccaaaatttagatttagTAATTGCAccaatcaattattaattatttaatttgcattAGTTTGGCTAACTCTCTCATTTATGGATTGCATTTTTAACTTTGAAAAGCTACTGAGGGCCATGCTTGGACTCTGGCCACTGGTCATGATTGGACCACTGGTGCCATCAGCTTACTTGGACCAACAAATTGCGGGAGATTCAGCTTATGGAGCTAATATTTGGGAACCAACCGGTGACCAGTGCATGAGATGGCTAGCCACAAAGCCAGAAAAATCTGTGATATACGTGTCATTTGGAAGCATGGCAGACATTGCAGCTAATCAGGTTGATGAAATTGCGCGGGGCTTAAAAGCAAGCGAAAAGCCTTTCTTATGGGTGGTAAAAGAGAATGAAAACAAGCTGCCTGTTGAGTTTGTGAATTCAGTTGGTGAAACAGGATTAGTAGTGAGATGGTGCAACCAGTTTGAGGTTCTAGCTCACCAAGCTGTTGGTTGCTTCATAACACACTGTGGATGGAACTCAATTTTAGAAGGGTTGAGCCTCGGTGTGGCAGTAGTGGCAGTGCCACAGTTCAGTGACCAGCCGACTAATGCTAAGTTTGTGGAGGAAGTGTGGGAAGTCGGTGTGAGAGCTAAGAAGAATAGAGCTGGGATTGTGACTGGGGAAGAACTGAACAAGTGCGTAAATGAAGTTATGGATGGAGAAAGaagccaaaaaataaagaggaaTGTTTCTAAGTGGAGAGAGTTTGCCAAGAAAGCTGTTAGAGCTGGTGGAAGCTCGGACAAGAATATTGATGAATTTGTGGTAAGGTTGATGAAAGCAGATGGGAAAAGTTTAAATTGAAGTTCTTGGctgataaattatatttccTCAACGAATTTTACTTTCAAATAAGTCATCTGAAGAATGGAAAAAATGATACTATTTTTGCAATACGAGGTGAGTTGTTATTGTATCGCATGAACACGTAGATTAATTAAACCTTGAAAAACAGCAAAAAACGTATCACAACAGATAAGATGATCTCGTctccattattttttagagtatGATATATACGCCGGATCAATTAACATTAGTTCACGAAGCATAACTGAAACACTTACTTGAAGTATCAAGTATATAACTGATatcaataaacataaatatatggTATCGGAGacttcaaaattttacatttgtattcCTGTAACCACCCTAGCCTTTATTTAGGATGGAGATGTTTAATGCAACATTAACATTGCTCTCCAAAATCAGATTGGAGATGGCATACCCCCTTTGTTGTGGTAAGGTAGGAGCTTttggaaatttacaaaataaactaTCAAAATCCTGTTGACAAGCAATCAATTGGTGAATTCACATCTGACAAGATTTGTTGTCTCCACATACTTCGCCCtgtaaagaaacaaaaattgatcATTACCAAACACTTCTACCATTGACTGTTTAAAGCATTTTTTATGGAGAATGATGGGCAAGAAACAGCTTTAGCTGGCATAGTAGTGCAGAATGCATAACATTCATGCTGAATGTGTTAAAATGATGACTTCTAGACTATTGATATATTTCTGTttctatattaaaatttaacggGTGATCTTTCTCAAAGTTTTGTATTTATAATGCAACTTTTGATGATTGGAGTTGCTGTGAAAATCCACTAACATCATAGGCTAGTCTGCAATTCAGCTGAActggtttttttattttattcggTAGATGTTTATTTGGTTCTACAAAAATCTTCTCATCAAAGCCATCCAAAGACATTGAAGAACATACAAGGGCTAACAGATCGAACAATAAAAGCAAAGAAATTTATGCAGGTGCAGAATGCCTACCTTGTTCTTCCTTCGTGCTTCCAAAATTTCTTCTAAAGGAGGGCGACCTAAAACCAAAATAGGCCAGCGGCATAAGgaattataagaattttaatgaAGGAAACAGAATCAATCCCAGAAACCATAGGTTTAACCAAGATTTTCTGTTGGAGTTTCTCAGACTAGTAATAGGAGAAATCATGCTGTTAAGATAGGGCAAGCTGAATATTATATGCAGTGGAAACTGAATGATACTGATCCAGTCTATTGAAGGTCAATTGAGATACAAACTGGTGATGtttgattaaataagttaCAGAAAGTGATTCAGAAAATAACTCATGCTACTGCAGCAAACCAATGACTCTGCACCTATAGCATCATACTTGGCCGTGCAAGCCAAAGAACATAAAAACAACTCAGAAACTCTAATGAGAAAATTCCTTATAATGCATGAATTTACCTGTGATTTGAAGACGATACTTAGCCCAAACACTATAAACAAAATCAGCTATTTTGGCAATCTGCAAATACCATGCTtcccatttaaaaaaaaaaaattgaaaaaaaaaagaacaagacGGGATTACCAACAATTTTTCTTGGTAAACCCAAGTTTCTGAAATAAACATACCAACACAATGGATATGAAGACTTACAGGTTCATATTTAGTAATTGCATAGACCCATCCAAGGCCAACTTCTTCGTACAATCTTCTAAATGCCTGCAGAGTTTTTG encodes:
- the LOC102630144 gene encoding UDP-glycosyltransferase 74B1-like — translated: MYRLIYSPKRKQTDSQNREQMENQRERVHVLVLTYPAQGHINPLLQFAKRLASKRVKATLATTHYTVKSIHATTVGVEPISDGFDEGGFKQAPSVKAYLDSFKTVGSRTLAEVILKYKDSESPVNCIVYDSLLTWALDVARQFGIYGAAMMTNSASVCSMYWQINHGLLTLPVNQETVPVTLPGLPSLASSDLPSFLAQPASNPAYLAAILEQFGSLNKNDWVLCNSFEELEKELLRAMLGLWPLVMIGPLVPSAYLDQQIAGDSAYGANIWEPTGDQCMRWLATKPEKSVIYVSFGSMADIAANQVDEIARGLKASEKPFLWVVKENENKLPVEFVNSVGETGLVVRWCNQFEVLAHQAVGCFITHCGWNSILEGLSLGVAVVAVPQFSDQPTNAKFVEEVWEVGVRAKKNRAGIVTGEELNKCVNEVMDGERSQKIKRNVSKWREFAKKAVRAGGSSDKNIDEFVVRLMKADGKSLN